The sequence TCCCATCCACTCAGTTTTGGTAAAAGAAAATCTAGCATGATTAAGCTGAGAGATTCTTGAGATATGAGTTTTATTCCTTCAACACCATCCCTAGCTTCTAAAATCTCAAAATTGCCAGGAGGTAACATTTCTTTAACTCGTGCTCTGATAACTCGGCTATCATCAATAACGAGTATTTTATTACTTGCCACAACGACGACTCCCTTAAAATAAAATTAATGCATAATAAATTTTCCATGTAATTACAATTACACGGTATCCAAACAATGAATGATAAATACTATCAGCGTTTTTTGCTAATACTAAGAAAGTAGATTAATAATTTGTGTACTTGTCCCTATTTGTTGCTTGTGCTTAACAGTGCTAACCTTGGAATATAGAAGTTGCCAGGATGACATTTCTCCTATAATTTATAACGATGACCTTATAGAATAAAATTAACGCTGCTACCGATCTCAGTCCAAGAGAAATTTTACTGATAACTACACTAAGGCTATTTTCAGTAAATTGAGGATTTAAGTAAAACTACGGTAGTCATGAGTACACTTGATTGAAATCTGCAAATTTGTCTACTGAAAAATGCAGTATTAGTCGAGTGTAGGTGTAGGTCGCAAGCAACATTTCGGAGATAACCTAGTTGTGTAGGAGATTACTTAAACTAAGTTGCTAAATTTTAGCTTATGACTAAGCCTGCTTCTAAACGCAATCTTGAACTTACAGTACCAACATGGGTACGCCGTTCGATCGGAAAAGCGAGTGAAATATCCACAGTTCAAAAAATTATCAAGCAACGTCAAATTCATACTATTTGCGAAGAAGGTCGCTGTCCTAATCGTGGTGAGTGTTATGCTCAGAAAACGGCATCTTTTCTCTTGATGGGACCAGTTTGCACTAGAGCCTGTGCTTTTTGTCAAGTAGATAAAGGTCATGCACCAATGGCACTAGATCCAGACGAACCGCGCAAGGTAGCAGAAGCTGTACAGTTATTAGGATTGCGTTATGTAGTGCTTACTTCAGTAGCGCGTGATGATTTACCCGATCAAGGTGCAAGTTGGTTTGTCAAAACGATGGAAGCGATTCGTGAAGATAACCCTGAGACACAAATTGAGGTGCTAACAGCAGATTTTTGGGGCGGCCATTCCCAAGAAGCAGGACAACGCGATCGCATTGCTACAGTCGTCAAGGCAAAACCGACGTGTTATAACCACAATATCGAGACAGTCCGTCGCTTACAAGGACCTGTACGCCGTGGCGCCAAGTATGAGCGATCGCTGCAAGTTCTCCAAATTGTTAAAGAAATTGATGCGAGTATTCCTACAAAATCCGGAATAATGCTAGGACACGGCGAAACTGAAGTTGAAGTGATAGAAACCATGACAGACTTGCGCGCAGTAGAGTGCGATCGCCTGACCATTGGTCAATATCTGCGCCCTTCTCTAGAACACCTCCCAGTGCAAAAATACTGGACACCTGAAGAATTTGAGCATTTAGGTGCGATCGCTCGTGAAATTGGGTTTACACACGTTCGTTCTGGTCCTTTAGTACGCAGTTCATATCATGCAGGTACAGAGGGTAGTTAGGTAGGCGGGTAGCGGGTATGAGGGTAGTTATGGAAAAACAGCAATTAAATCTCTCAATCTCTACAACTCGCCTACTCGCCTGCTCTACAACACTCCTACTCTTTCACTAGCCACTCACCCCGGACTTCGTCCCGCTGCGCTAACACCCCTCACCCCTATAAAAATATTTCTAGAGAAATGTACTCAAAGAAACCAATGTTTGGTATTTCTTAGTAAGTTACAACATTAGGAGTTGAATCTTATGACTGCTCAAGCTACCAAAGATGCCACGATTAAGACAGGTAATCCTCCCTATCCATATCGGACTATCATTTCCCT is a genomic window of Gloeocapsopsis sp. IPPAS B-1203 containing:
- the lipA gene encoding lipoyl synthase, which translates into the protein MTKPASKRNLELTVPTWVRRSIGKASEISTVQKIIKQRQIHTICEEGRCPNRGECYAQKTASFLLMGPVCTRACAFCQVDKGHAPMALDPDEPRKVAEAVQLLGLRYVVLTSVARDDLPDQGASWFVKTMEAIREDNPETQIEVLTADFWGGHSQEAGQRDRIATVVKAKPTCYNHNIETVRRLQGPVRRGAKYERSLQVLQIVKEIDASIPTKSGIMLGHGETEVEVIETMTDLRAVECDRLTIGQYLRPSLEHLPVQKYWTPEEFEHLGAIAREIGFTHVRSGPLVRSSYHAGTEGS
- the psaX gene encoding photosystem I protein PsaX, with amino-acid sequence MTAQATKDATIKTGNPPYPYRTIISLILLAGNFLIAAIYFRVINP